Proteins encoded within one genomic window of Nitrospirota bacterium:
- a CDS encoding GDYXXLXY domain-containing protein, producing MRIKFILIVCLQVLLLLGIIAYREYWIATGDKVVLKTTPVDPRDLFRGDYVNLTYEITNLLLDSGSQKPDFLPGQSIYVNLDMIADGTSFAASVSKERPASGQYIQGRVRNEYRESKWNLTFQDDNGVKREVTHSGMQGLKKGDAITACLDNQGSMLSYNKDNAAYKQPCWQGIQPVHGIVGEITEIRTKKVNVQYGIESYFVEEGKGIQLEQGRNVRGPMKVEVSLRKDGKGIISRLLPDKQ from the coding sequence ATGCGCATCAAGTTCATCCTGATCGTTTGTCTCCAGGTGCTGCTGCTTCTCGGCATCATCGCCTACCGGGAATACTGGATCGCGACGGGCGACAAGGTGGTGCTCAAGACCACGCCCGTGGACCCGCGCGACCTCTTCCGGGGCGATTACGTCAACCTTACCTACGAGATCACCAACCTGCTTCTTGACAGCGGTTCGCAAAAGCCTGATTTTCTGCCGGGCCAGTCGATCTATGTCAACCTCGATATGATTGCCGACGGCACGTCGTTTGCCGCGTCGGTCAGCAAGGAGCGGCCGGCGAGCGGACAATACATCCAGGGAAGGGTGCGGAATGAATACCGGGAGTCGAAATGGAACTTGACGTTTCAGGACGATAACGGCGTGAAACGGGAGGTCACCCACTCAGGGATGCAGGGATTGAAGAAAGGCGACGCGATCACCGCCTGCCTTGACAATCAGGGCAGCATGCTCTCCTATAACAAGGACAACGCGGCATATAAACAGCCCTGCTGGCAGGGCATCCAGCCAGTTCACGGGATTGTCGGGGAGATCACGGAGATCAGGACCAAGAAGGTGAATGTGCAATACGGGATCGAAAGCTATTTTGTGGAAGAGGGGAAAGGGATCCAGCTCGAGCAGGGAAGGAATGTTCGCGGGCCGATGAAGGTCGAGGTGTCGCTCAGGAAGGACGGCAAGGGGATCATATCCAGGCTGTTGCCGGACAAACAGTAG
- a CDS encoding DUF2157 domain-containing protein has protein sequence MMRALSSVYSAWTSGSRTWYGRNRAGDQTTRDAGGTGSGSFVHPHQCPLNAKRKDEIIFSFPVMTKPDRTFIQTLETEAGKWLEEGIVEPEQKDRILERYAGMKAAEDKAGPTKLITAISVLGSLLVGIGVLLFVASNWSRIPNAGRLAIIFISLLASYGTGFFLRYERRNSPRVGAGLILLGSLIFGAGIFLIAQMYHISVHYPNGPLIWGLAALPLAYLLGLNSLLSLAIIDLLLWLGMEATFSLSFFSAYGNITVFIALFLMAGITLWAFGLMHRGFPSLEHLSGPYLGIGLFLTLASGYVLTFAFMQWHFGASALRYFYYGFTILFAAALTLFIVKGEKGKTWIAETVFLAALFLIVLLFCLTSKGFLGTSPETYSTEYTRRDQGYSMLRLAFNLLYALQIIGVIVLGYLRRNRAYINLGLVFFVLEVIARYFDFFWKLMPRSLFFIGGGLLLLAGGIVLEKKRRTVLASFNLEAD, from the coding sequence ATGATGCGAGCACTATCGTCGGTGTATTCGGCGTGGACATCAGGTTCGAGGACCTGGTACGGGCGGAATAGGGCAGGCGATCAGACAACAAGGGATGCGGGTGGAACGGGATCAGGAAGCTTCGTTCATCCGCATCAATGTCCGCTGAACGCCAAAAGGAAAGACGAGATCATCTTCAGTTTTCCCGTGATGACAAAACCGGACAGAACATTCATTCAGACGCTCGAAACCGAAGCAGGAAAATGGCTCGAAGAGGGTATCGTCGAGCCGGAGCAGAAGGACCGTATCCTCGAAAGGTACGCGGGCATGAAGGCGGCCGAGGACAAAGCGGGGCCGACCAAGCTCATCACCGCGATCTCGGTACTCGGTTCCCTCCTGGTGGGGATCGGCGTCCTGCTCTTCGTTGCTTCGAACTGGTCCCGGATCCCGAATGCGGGCAGGCTCGCGATCATCTTCATTTCGCTCCTCGCCTCCTACGGCACGGGTTTCTTTCTTCGCTACGAGCGCCGGAACTCTCCGCGCGTCGGCGCGGGGCTTATCCTGCTCGGCTCGCTCATCTTCGGGGCGGGGATCTTCCTCATCGCCCAGATGTACCATATCTCGGTACACTATCCCAACGGTCCGCTGATCTGGGGGCTTGCCGCGCTGCCGCTCGCATACCTCCTGGGTCTGAACTCACTCCTGTCGCTCGCGATCATCGATCTTCTCCTCTGGCTCGGGATGGAGGCGACCTTCTCCCTGTCCTTTTTCAGCGCCTACGGCAACATCACGGTCTTCATCGCGCTCTTTCTCATGGCAGGCATTACCCTGTGGGCATTCGGTCTCATGCACCGCGGTTTCCCGTCCCTCGAGCACCTTTCCGGCCCCTATCTCGGCATCGGCCTGTTCCTCACGCTCGCCTCCGGTTATGTGCTCACCTTCGCGTTCATGCAGTGGCATTTCGGCGCGTCTGCGCTCAGGTATTTCTATTACGGTTTCACGATCCTGTTCGCTGCCGCTCTCACGCTCTTCATCGTCAAAGGGGAAAAGGGGAAAACATGGATAGCCGAAACGGTATTTCTGGCCGCCCTGTTCCTGATCGTGCTTCTCTTTTGCCTTACCAGCAAGGGCTTCCTGGGGACGTCACCTGAGACATATTCCACCGAGTACACGCGGCGCGACCAGGGCTACTCCATGCTGCGGCTGGCCTTCAACCTCCTGTATGCGCTCCAGATCATCGGCGTGATCGTACTCGGCTACCTCAGGCGGAACAGGGCCTACATCAACCTCGGCCTGGTCTTCTTCGTCCTCGAGGTGATCGCCCGATATTTCGACTTCTTCTGGAAACTGATGCCCCGCTCACTCTTCTTCATTGGCGGCGGTCTCCTGCTTCTCGCCGGCGGTATCGTGCTCGAAAAGAAGCGGCGCACGGTGCTGGCATCGTTCAACCTGGAGGCCGACTGA